The proteins below are encoded in one region of Helianthus annuus cultivar XRQ/B chromosome 2, HanXRQr2.0-SUNRISE, whole genome shotgun sequence:
- the LOC110884454 gene encoding uncharacterized protein LOC110884454: MEHIPLESRQYQVPFEYSCFIMYSTFVKFLDNPESLKVDVPLSFANQKWGDCWENCKLQIYHESGKKWFVRLRTQNSMPVITNGWERVVKDLNLPKKTLSVFKPIGDFALELSYFMNGICGESYYTFIVMENWVLWYDN; the protein is encoded by the exons ATGGAGCATATTCCCCTAGAATCTCGGCAATACCAAGTCCCATTCGAATACTCCT GTTTTATCATGTATTCTACATTTGTGAAGTTTCTTGATAACCCAGAATCATTGAAAGTG GATGTACCTTTATCCTTTGCTAATCAAAAGTGGGGAGACTGTTGGGAAAATTGTAAGCTGCAAATCTATCACGAGAGTGGTAAAAAATGGTTTGTGAGGCTGAGAACACAAAATTCAATGCCGGTGATAACTAATGGTTGGGAAAGAGTTGTTAAAGATCTTAATCTGCCAAAGAAGACGTTGTCGGTTTTCAAACCAATAGGAGATTTTGCGCTTGAACTTTCATATTTTATGAATGGCATTTGTGGCGAATCGTACTACACTTTCATCGTTATGGAAAATTGGGTGTTATGGTATGACAACTGA